A stretch of the Bacteroidota bacterium genome encodes the following:
- the tpiA gene encoding triose-phosphate isomerase produces MRTKVIAGNWKMNNDLNGTIELISGIKAELANKNIDAKLIVCPPFTSLETARELLKGSSVGLGAQNMYFEESGAYTGEISASMLKSVGVEFVILGHSERRTIFGESDETINKKVKKALASGLKPIFCIGETLEERETGVTFDVIKRQVEKGLAGVSLSEMSDVIIAYEPVWAIGTGKVASPAQAQEVHAFIRGELVKHFGSETAEKTIIQYGGSVKPDNARELLGQPDIDGALVGGACLKADSFVGIAL; encoded by the coding sequence ATGAGAACTAAAGTTATCGCCGGTAACTGGAAGATGAACAACGACCTTAATGGTACCATTGAACTTATTTCGGGTATAAAAGCTGAACTGGCAAATAAAAATATCGATGCAAAGCTTATCGTTTGTCCCCCCTTCACTTCACTTGAGACAGCGAGAGAGCTGTTAAAAGGAAGCAGCGTAGGACTCGGAGCCCAGAACATGTATTTTGAGGAGAGCGGAGCATACACAGGTGAGATTTCAGCTTCGATGTTGAAATCTGTCGGTGTCGAATTTGTAATTCTTGGACATTCCGAAAGGAGAACCATTTTTGGCGAGTCTGATGAAACCATCAACAAAAAAGTGAAAAAAGCACTCGCATCAGGGTTAAAACCGATATTCTGCATCGGAGAGACACTTGAAGAGAGAGAAACAGGAGTAACTTTTGATGTCATAAAAAGACAGGTCGAAAAAGGTCTTGCGGGAGTCTCACTATCCGAAATGTCGGATGTAATTATTGCCTATGAACCTGTTTGGGCTATCGGAACCGGGAAAGTTGCTTCGCCCGCTCAGGCACAGGAAGTGCATGCATTCATCAGAGGTGAACTCGTTAAACATTTTGGAAGTGAAACCGCAGAAAAAACCATAATTCAGTATGGCGGAAGTGTGAAACCCGATAATGCAAGGGAGCTGCTCGGTCAGCCTGACATAGATGGAGCTTTGGTGGGTGGTGCCTGTCTTAAAGCAGATTCTTTTGTTGGAATAGCACTCTAA